In bacterium, one genomic interval encodes:
- a CDS encoding AAA family ATPase: MRKLTLPQSYTSAPSPRMLSILSGKGGVGKSVISFNLAVALSSQQARVLLVDADFGCGDLHLLANVAAEFGIGEYASEQLSLQEARLTLAPNLDLLPATWHETLGESRNMRFTASLVQRLREDANEYDFILIDHSSGRSNQTAMMAHASDLVLLVAIPELTSLSDAYGLYKHLISLGSAVSCGLVVNRTQSEDESLFIEDKFSALTGRFLGRPVALVGSIPEAEIMRKAIAAQRSVYAIDSQAHICQSFTELSRTLTEGFAFSRNSLNLIKKDSATADTRG; the protein is encoded by the coding sequence ATGCGTAAGCTGACTCTTCCGCAGTCATACACGTCCGCGCCGTCACCGCGCATGCTCTCTATTCTCTCCGGAAAGGGAGGGGTGGGGAAATCGGTGATCTCATTCAATCTGGCAGTCGCGCTGTCATCCCAACAGGCCCGGGTATTGTTGGTCGATGCTGATTTCGGATGCGGTGATTTGCATTTGTTGGCAAATGTCGCGGCGGAATTCGGCATCGGTGAATATGCCTCCGAGCAGTTGAGTTTGCAGGAAGCGCGTCTTACGCTGGCGCCGAACCTCGATCTGCTGCCGGCCACTTGGCACGAAACGCTGGGCGAAAGCCGCAACATGCGTTTCACCGCGTCGCTCGTGCAGAGACTTCGCGAAGATGCCAACGAGTACGACTTCATCCTGATCGATCATTCTTCCGGACGGAGCAATCAGACCGCCATGATGGCGCACGCATCCGATCTGGTACTGCTGGTAGCAATTCCCGAATTGACCTCACTCTCCGATGCATATGGACTCTACAAGCATCTCATCTCGCTAGGCAGCGCGGTGAGCTGTGGACTGGTGGTCAATCGGACGCAGTCTGAGGACGAATCTCTCTTCATCGAAGACAAGTTTTCGGCACTGACCGGCCGCTTCCTGGGACGTCCCGTGGCGCTGGTTGGCTCGATTCCCGAGGCAGAAATCATGCGAAAAGCGATCGCGGCGCAGCGGTCGGTATATGCAATTGACAGTCAAGCTCATATCTGTCAGTCGTTTACCGAGCTGTCCCGCACCCTGACGGAGGGGTTCGCTTTCTCTCGCAACTCTCTGAATCTGATAAAAAAAGACTCGGCAACAGCCGATACAAGAGGATAA
- a CDS encoding FliA/WhiG family RNA polymerase sigma factor → MVSKNKQTTKQRGRKPSTTKVARVAKAAKPVAIAVFEAPATKRVKKWDVSTHDWTRYQKCRNTENRQLLLNKYLPLVRTVAARMAMGFPRSVELSDLVNTGVIGLIEAFGNFDPTRGVKFETYAVPRIRGAILDELRALDWVPRSTRAKSREIDRAMTLLENELGRQPEIAELAKHLKISEEELHLAIDDVSSTNILSLDEVIYREDDNRQVPRIETIKDHLGHSILGEIEKGELRSFLVLAMDRLTEQEKLVIALYYYEELTLKEIGEVMTISESRVSQIHTRAVMKLRAMVKEKFALTA, encoded by the coding sequence ATGGTTAGCAAGAACAAGCAGACGACTAAACAACGCGGGCGTAAACCGAGCACCACAAAAGTCGCTCGTGTAGCCAAAGCTGCCAAACCAGTCGCTATCGCAGTCTTCGAAGCACCGGCCACCAAGCGGGTGAAGAAGTGGGATGTGTCGACGCACGACTGGACCCGCTATCAAAAGTGTCGCAACACCGAGAATCGGCAACTGCTGCTAAACAAGTATTTGCCGCTCGTGCGCACAGTCGCCGCCCGCATGGCAATGGGATTCCCGCGGTCGGTGGAGCTGTCTGATCTGGTTAATACCGGGGTCATCGGATTGATCGAGGCATTCGGCAATTTCGACCCGACTCGTGGCGTGAAGTTCGAGACGTATGCGGTACCGCGTATTCGCGGCGCTATTCTCGACGAACTGCGCGCTCTGGATTGGGTCCCGCGTTCGACTCGCGCCAAGTCGCGAGAGATCGACCGCGCCATGACATTGCTCGAGAACGAACTTGGCCGCCAGCCCGAGATCGCTGAACTGGCCAAACACCTCAAGATCTCCGAGGAGGAACTACACTTGGCTATCGATGATGTCTCCAGCACCAACATCCTCTCACTGGATGAAGTGATCTATCGCGAAGACGATAACCGCCAGGTCCCGCGGATCGAGACGATCAAGGATCACCTGGGCCATTCCATTCTCGGCGAGATCGAAAAGGGCGAACTGCGCTCATTCCTCGTCCTCGCCATGGATCGCCTGACCGAACAGGAAAAGCTGGTGATCGCGCTGTACTACTACGAAGAACTGACACTCAAGGAGATCGGCGAGGTGATGACCATCTCCGAATCCCGCGTGTCGCAGATACACACTCGTGCGGTGATGAAGCTGCGGGCCATGGTCAAGGAGAAATTCGCCCTGACCGCGTAA
- a CDS encoding DUF2225 domain-containing protein: protein MATESPFLLFRVECPICKQLNEFETIRVGAYAEEGRDTDFCPTNVKWRFPRYQGYNPLVFFIATCTNCYYSREFSNNYRDWKSDTNFKTYRLKTVKPKHLDQLAGADSALKLIGESVDVNRFPNESAILKLLLAIFDEQLADHYSRLDVGRFYLRIAWVFRDLERGENPNHQLIKGLLHEVETEFGQTQKAIAAVQSQLNALTKRVTGHFEAPQVSAEFRSQMLAHRDRLETKLRELTDHGRGLDDHFDGMRSLLDEYRTTIFGGGESTGQASFGKHSSFHEFLTATKRQWSGAVTNEREALEKAVHFYKEAFANGHDIAPGNQQIQASYLIAELSRRIGDYDEAKQYFTSTIKSGQEFIYQNRSDQSRVALAKKILELAIEQGRNNLAASRPA, encoded by the coding sequence ATGGCCACCGAGAGCCCGTTCCTGCTGTTTCGCGTCGAATGTCCGATCTGCAAGCAGTTGAATGAATTTGAGACGATCCGCGTCGGCGCATACGCCGAAGAGGGTCGCGACACGGACTTCTGTCCCACCAATGTCAAGTGGCGTTTCCCCAGGTACCAGGGGTACAATCCGCTCGTATTTTTCATCGCCACCTGCACCAATTGCTACTATTCCCGGGAGTTCTCCAATAACTACCGCGACTGGAAAAGCGACACCAATTTCAAGACCTATCGTCTGAAAACCGTCAAGCCGAAACATCTCGACCAACTGGCGGGAGCCGATTCTGCGCTCAAGCTGATCGGCGAGTCAGTGGATGTCAACCGCTTCCCGAATGAATCGGCGATCCTGAAGTTGTTGCTGGCGATCTTCGATGAACAGTTGGCCGATCACTACAGCCGGCTGGATGTCGGGCGCTTTTATTTGCGCATCGCCTGGGTTTTCCGTGATCTCGAAAGAGGAGAGAACCCGAATCACCAGTTGATCAAAGGTCTGTTGCACGAAGTTGAGACCGAATTCGGCCAGACGCAGAAGGCGATAGCGGCGGTTCAGTCACAGTTAAATGCACTGACCAAGCGGGTCACCGGCCATTTCGAAGCACCACAAGTCTCGGCCGAATTCCGCTCACAAATGCTGGCGCATCGTGACCGGCTTGAAACAAAACTTCGCGAACTGACCGACCATGGCCGCGGTCTGGATGATCACTTTGACGGCATGCGTTCGTTGCTTGACGAATACCGCACGACGATCTTCGGCGGCGGAGAGAGCACCGGACAGGCGAGTTTTGGCAAGCACAGTTCATTCCACGAGTTCCTGACCGCCACCAAGCGTCAATGGAGCGGCGCGGTCACCAATGAGCGGGAAGCTCTGGAGAAGGCCGTCCACTTCTACAAAGAGGCATTTGCCAACGGGCATGATATTGCCCCGGGCAATCAGCAGATCCAGGCCTCGTACCTGATCGCGGAATTATCCCGTCGCATCGGCGATTACGATGAAGCCAAGCAGTACTTCACCAGCACGATCAAAAGCGGCCAGGAGTTCATTTACCAGAATCGTTCCGACCAGTCGCGTGTGGCGCTGGCCAAGAAGATCCTGGAACTGGCGATCGAACAAGGCAGAAACAACCTGGCGGCTTCCCGTCCGGCATAA
- a CDS encoding flagellar brake domain-containing protein: MTTALHAINQLKVWEKVELVIGEGDQAGHYLARIQDFLNGGIVITEPEFLHGNSLLTEHAPVRVIITREDAVYEFNSTVRRSMSKTKHQYLLNPPRHIERVQRRLFVRVDITKRMSWAKVLPVAEWQTLDDRARWIQTSTVDISGGGVLFRADGLIDRQTKVLTRISLLSEIGLPETVAAICMRGFTRKNEYFCGASFILAEQLRKHFSADELKALPPEISQFDHHAQNRLVSHIFQIQVSLRRKGLL; encoded by the coding sequence ATGACCACCGCCCTGCATGCCATCAACCAGCTTAAGGTCTGGGAAAAGGTCGAGCTCGTCATCGGCGAGGGAGATCAGGCCGGACATTACCTTGCCCGCATTCAGGATTTTCTCAACGGCGGGATTGTGATCACTGAGCCGGAGTTTCTCCACGGCAATTCGCTGCTGACGGAACATGCCCCGGTCAGAGTGATCATCACGCGTGAGGATGCGGTCTACGAATTCAATTCGACCGTCCGTCGGTCGATGTCCAAGACCAAACACCAGTATTTGCTCAATCCGCCACGGCATATCGAGCGCGTTCAGCGTCGGTTGTTCGTGCGGGTGGATATCACCAAGCGGATGTCCTGGGCCAAAGTGTTGCCGGTGGCAGAGTGGCAGACGCTGGATGATCGCGCCCGCTGGATACAGACGAGTACGGTTGATATCAGCGGCGGGGGAGTGCTCTTCCGAGCCGATGGCTTGATCGATCGTCAGACCAAAGTGCTGACGCGAATCAGTCTTCTGTCGGAGATCGGCCTTCCCGAAACCGTGGCAGCGATCTGTATGCGCGGATTCACGCGCAAAAACGAGTACTTCTGCGGCGCCTCCTTTATTCTCGCCGAACAATTGCGCAAACACTTCAGCGCTGATGAGTTGAAAGCGCTCCCTCCGGAGATCTCGCAATTCGACCATCATGCGCAGAATCGACTGGTGAGCCACATTTTCCAGATCCAGGTGTCATTGCGCCGGAAAGGACTGCTCTAA
- a CDS encoding PilZ domain-containing protein translates to MTDPLAQLASQTISILGELLDLSYLVGREINLFSDQCPGKEMRTRVVSITGRQMLVDGVGRQNAIENLVNNQHVVVQFPYKGQDVSVKAILKRTAGGRCTFHLDEKVVPLSQRRHRRIELNTEVRLAPFPMSTFSRKNLARLRWIGTATQNFSSGGVLLDVPGYLERDVYLLMNISLKDSVFPSLILGQVRHCHPTQENKYRVGVEFVTKEVAGRILPPTTARELPSVVFSYSVVDRERLNKVIQAWTPETDNPLL, encoded by the coding sequence ATGACCGATCCGCTAGCCCAACTCGCATCCCAGACCATCAGTATTTTGGGAGAACTGCTTGACCTCTCGTACCTCGTCGGTCGAGAGATCAATCTATTCTCCGATCAATGTCCCGGGAAAGAGATGCGGACTCGCGTTGTATCGATCACCGGACGCCAGATGTTGGTGGATGGGGTCGGGCGCCAGAACGCGATCGAAAATCTGGTAAATAATCAGCATGTCGTCGTCCAGTTCCCTTATAAGGGACAGGACGTTTCCGTCAAGGCGATCCTGAAGCGGACAGCCGGCGGACGATGCACCTTTCATCTTGATGAAAAGGTTGTTCCGCTATCGCAGCGCCGCCACCGCCGGATCGAACTGAACACCGAAGTACGACTCGCCCCGTTCCCGATGAGCACATTCTCACGGAAGAACCTGGCGCGACTTCGCTGGATCGGGACTGCCACCCAGAACTTCTCATCGGGCGGCGTGCTGCTCGATGTCCCCGGATATCTCGAGCGGGATGTCTATCTGCTGATGAATATCTCGCTTAAAGACTCGGTTTTTCCGAGCCTGATCCTCGGGCAGGTGCGTCATTGTCACCCCACCCAGGAGAACAAATATCGAGTCGGAGTCGAGTTCGTCACCAAAGAGGTGGCGGGTCGCATTCTTCCGCCCACAACTGCGCGCGAATTGCCGTCGGTAGTTTTCAGCTACTCGGTGGTCGATCGCGAACGCTTGAACAAAGTCATTCAGGCATGGACGCCTGAAACGGATAACCCGTTACTGTAA
- a CDS encoding PilZ domain-containing protein, translating into MSRQQDRVKFIQEVGAETETMTVARPFKLERDERRRYVRLEISSPMQLRKIRDIGGQYWPEGERRIIDGLIYNISANGVLVEVHQPVNEGDVVTMRFTLQDVENIEHVLGLVKRVDDDESGYLVGIEFIGRQDLNDLFTREELSHLSSKLVGFDESIRTVLNKYVKQTQQNAHGKDHEIF; encoded by the coding sequence ATGTCACGCCAACAAGACCGCGTCAAGTTCATTCAGGAAGTCGGAGCCGAAACCGAGACAATGACTGTCGCCCGACCGTTCAAACTGGAACGGGATGAACGCCGCCGCTATGTCCGGCTCGAGATCTCATCACCGATGCAACTTCGCAAGATTCGCGATATCGGCGGCCAATACTGGCCGGAAGGTGAGCGGAGAATCATTGATGGACTGATCTACAACATCTCAGCCAACGGCGTACTGGTCGAAGTGCACCAGCCGGTGAATGAAGGGGATGTGGTCACGATGCGTTTTACGCTCCAGGATGTAGAGAATATCGAGCATGTGCTCGGCCTGGTAAAGCGAGTTGATGATGACGAGTCCGGCTATTTGGTCGGCATCGAATTCATCGGACGGCAGGACTTGAACGACCTGTTTACGCGTGAGGAGTTGTCGCATCTCTCCAGCAAATTGGTTGGATTCGATGAATCGATCCGCACCGTGCTCAACAAATATGTGAAGCAGACTCAGCAGAATGCGCATGGCAAGGATCATGAAATATTTTAG